AAAAGGTTGCCTGATTCTATGAGTATGCTTTGCAATTTACAAACATTGTTATTAGTAGAATGTCGCTCTCTCACTAAGTTGCCAGCAGAAATGGGGAACCTGACAAGCCTACGCCATCTTCATATTGACGGAAGCAGATTAAAGGAGATGCCACTGCAAATGTGTAGACTGAAGAATCTCCAATCCTTGTCTAATTTTATGGTAGGTAGGGAGAATGGTTGTGGAATTAAAGACTTGAGCGACATGCTGCAACTTAAGGGATCCCTTATCATTTCAGGACTGCAGAATGTTGTGAATTTTGTAGATGCAATGGAGGCTAATCTGAAGGGAAAGGAAGGACTTGATCACTTGGTGTTCCAATGGAGTGACAGTTCTGATGATTCACTCGCTGATACAGATGAAGAGGATGTTTCTGACATGCCACAAGTTCACAGAATCCTAGACGATCTCAACATCAGAGGTCATAGTGTTACGAGATTTCCGAGTTTTAAGGAAACCATGGATGCTTATGAACAAGAGGCCAATGAGTTAAGGTTGAAAAGGAGAAACAGTATGGATGGTTCAAGAAATGAAAGAACTGAGATGGTTGTATTCGAGATGCTGCAACCTcataaaaatctaaaaaaagtTACGATTGAAGACTATGGAGGCACAAAATTCCCTCGTTGGGTTGCGTCCCCATTGTTCTCCAATATTCTATATTTAAAGCTCATCAACTGCAGGAAGTGTACACGACTGCCGGCACTCGGACAACTTCCTTCACTAAAAGACCTCATTGTTGAAGGGATGGAGGGCATAACAAGTATAGGCGCTGAGTTCTATGGGGATTACCATTCATCTGTCCTTCCATTTCCGTCTTTGGAAACCCTAAAATTTGACTACATGATAAACTGGGAGGAGTGGTCTTCTTCTGGGGTTGAAGGACGGGAAGATTTCTGTTGCctgaaaaagattgaaattctAAACTGTCCAAAGCTCAAAAAGTTCTCTCACAACTTCTCAGCCTTGAGAAAAATGAGAATTAAGTGGTGTGAGGAATTGATTGCTCTTCCAAGCCTTTCAAAGACAGATAATCGTTTAGAGCAACGCGGAGAATTCCCTAACCTCCTTGAGCTTTCTATATGGACATGTCCCAACCTAAATGAATTACCTAGCATCTTTCCGTCTCTGCAAGTCCTTGAGATAAATGGATGTCAAGAACTAACAGAGCTGCCCAAGCTCCCTTTGATCAGGGAGTTGGAACTTAAAAAGTGCAATGAGGGGATACTACAAAGTATAGTCGGACTTTCCTCGCTGACCTACTTGCATTTGCATCAAATTCCCGGGCTGACACGTCTACTTGAAGGGTTTCTACAACACTTGACAGCtcttgaagacttgaagattgtGCATCTCAGCGAGGTTGTCACTTTGTCTAATGAGATTGGATTGCAAAATCTTATGCACCTCCAACGCTTGGAAATTTCAGGATGTCCATTCTTACAGGAGTTGCCACAATGCTTGCACCGACTCTCATCTCTTAAGGAGTTTAAAGTTTGGAGATGTCCTTCACTTGTATGCTTTCCGGAAACAGGTTTTCCTTCCACGCTTAGAGGCCTTGAGATCAAGGGTTGTGATGCTCTCCAACTCCTACCAGAATGGAAGATGCAGAACAGCAATGACTTGTGTTTTCCGCTCGAGTACTTGGTAATTGAAGGCTGTTCTTCTCTGAAGTCGTTTCCAAAAGGTAAGCTTCCCAGCACACTCAAAGAACTTGAAATCCAAAACTGCAAAAATTTGGAATCCCTTCCAAAGGACATGATTCACAATAATAGTTCTCTTGAATTTCTTAAGATTTCCGGGTGTCCTTCTGTTACATCCTTTCCGAGAGGTACTTTTGGTCTCCCTGCAGCAACATCCAGCCTAGTCATGAACCTTAAACAGCTCATCATCAACGACTGCGCCAACCTCCAGTTCTTACCTGAAGGCCTGCACAACCTTATACATCTCAATAATTTGGAAATTACTGAGTGTCCACTTGTCGAGTCTATCACGGAATTTGGCCTGCCAACCTCCATGCTGAAAGCTATTAAAGTTTCCGATTGTAGAAACCTCAAGTCTCTACCAAAACGTATGCACGGCCTCACATCTCTTCAAGAACTATGCATCGAAAGTTGCTCTAGTCTCGTCTCATTTCCAGAGGGTGGATTGCCAACCAATCTATCTTCGTTGTCGATCATGGATTGTGAAAACTTCAAGCCTTCGTTCGAGTGGGGGCTGCACAGACTCACTTGTCTCACCAACCTCACCTTTGGTGGTTGTCAAGGACTGGTATCATTCCCAGAGGATTGGCTGTTGCCTATCAGTTTATCCTCTCTTCAGCTTCAGCGACTGCCAAATCTCAAGTTCCTACCCAACAGACTTAACAATCTCCCCTCTCTCGATAATCTGGAAATATCGGAATGTGACATACTTGAAACCTTGTTTGAAGAGGAGCAACCGAAGAtgcttcaaaattttgaaattctggGATCTACTCTCACTAGTGGTTTTGTGTAAATTGATTATAATTCTGTGCTCATCAATGCAAAAGATCCATTCACTTCAATTTCTTACTAGTCGATACATGTCGTTTAAAAATCTAGGATGTGAACTgtatttctttctctttctctttctctctctcttcccccccAATCTGTGTTACATATGTGACACACAGCATTCTGGTCAATGGGAACCTTCAGGACTTATTCAACCAAGTCGGGGATTAAGAAAAGGTGATCCAGTCTCTCCAGTCTTGTTTTTATTATGTGCGGAGGAGGAAGGAAGATGGTTGTCTACATGGCTTTCAAATCTCGGCGAATAGTCTGACTATGTGGGAGAGCACACAAAAAGACCTAAGAAGCAATTGATGGAAGTGATGAAGATCATCTTGGATTGCAGGCGGACGGTGCTTCAAAGAAGAAAGTACTGACGATGTCTGGAATGGTGGAGGTGAGGGTTCATGGCTAGGCGGAACATTTCTCATCTCCGGCGGGTAAAGAGGTTCTACTGAAAGCTGTGGCCTCGGCATTACCCGATTCTGCAATGTCAAGCTTGAAACTGCCGGTCAATCTATGCAAGGAAATAGAAAGACTACCATCAAGGTTTGGTGGAGGGACAAAAAAGCACTCAGAAAGGAGTTCATTGGGGTACTTGGAGCAAGGTCACAACATAGCAAATGCTTGCCAAAGTTTGGATGGCACATTCTACAGTGTCCGGAATCTCTCTTAGCGCCGCCACTTAAGGCCAAATATTGCCCGGACCACTCCTATTTTATGTCCGGAATCTTTCTACTCCGTTAAGTCTGGTTATAAAATAGCAAATGTTTTGAGTTGCAGTGGAGAGCTAGCTAGGAAGGAAGGGAGAAGGTGTGGTCTAGTATTTGGCGGATGGAGGTGCAAACTAAACATCGACTTTTTATGTGAAAGTATTGCAGCAGTAATGTCTGTGGAGGAAGGTTTCTTCTGGTCTATTTAGaactgtttatttttctttagttttagTCCTTTTTAACTCTTTTATTTTATGGAGTTGACGGAAACGGGTAACTTGAGAAATGGACATTGAGGTAGTGGAACGTTTTAAGTTTAAGGGAGCAAAGCGAAATTATGATTAAGTTAAAAGGGTTTTCTTTACAAATAAGCCTCATTAGAATAATTCGAGCAGAGACTGAAATGCATGAGGTTCTGGAATGCCTGATGTTTGATATACGACGATTCGCACAAGATTCAAGGTTAGTGTCGCTTTATTCGTTCCAAGATTGCGTAAAGAAGTCATACTCAATAACTTCtttttaggttcaaatctcgTAAATAACaaatttgaattaatttattccTCCACCCCTATAGTtggtaaaataaaaagaaagaaaagattgTTGAGAAGCATACATGTCATCATTTTGAGCCTATTTGGCTTTTAAATATCTTAGTTGCTGATGCAAACATTTCTATTCGTATTTAATCAAATTTCTATTTTCTGAAAACAAAAATCTCTACTGATTAGAAGAACATGGCCACTGATTTCATTTTCTGGTCTAAATTTCTCATTCAAGGAAAACAAATGACAATACAAAAGCCAAAACGAGCATGAGACAATTTAAATAAAATCTCTTGTTCTCAAGCAAAGCAATCTCGATTGAGTCGATTCTAGGCCGCAGTACATCAACAAAAAAACGAACAGAAGACGTATATCCATACTCCAGCTTAGGAGGAGCTTCCCCTCTGTCCGGGGTTAACCTTGAATTTGATGGCAGACTAGAAAAGCCACCTGCAGACGCACAACGCTAAGTGCAACATTTCTGTTTGCTCGACCAAAGCTATCCGAATGATTCAATTCTATGCTGAAGTAAAAACCTACCAAGCCGAATGACAGGATTTACATGTAAACAAGCTGGCCCGAAGAGAGGGTggtgagagaggagagaggagagaggagatcGGGAGGATTAAAGAAGTCAAGGCCGATATAAAATGGTCTACTGAGGTGTTTGCCCGTGCGGTGGTGGCCCTGGTGGAGGTTGGGGCATACCAGACTGACCCCTAGACTGCAGTATGCAAGACAAGGACAAATTAGCTTTTCCCGAGTTAATGTTGAGATTTATGAAAATTTCTGTACCACCGAGGTACAAATTATTGTCTTACCTGATAAGGATTATACCCCGGATGCATGGGAATTTGCCCAGGCTGACTCCGATTGAAGGCACCACCCTGAGGATACATTTGAGCTCCACTTGCATTTGTTTGGCCCTGCATGTTTGGCATACCATTTGGAAAACCTCCACCGCTTGTAGGTAGAGATCCCGAGTGCATTGGGTTCATGCCCATAAAATGACCTTGTGGCAATGGGTGACCCATCTGATTCATTGTACCTTGAATTCCCTAAAGAACCAAACTAATGTTAATTACCACCAACTATGAGATTTTCCAGGAGTACATAGTCAATAAGGATCGTTCTAAAACCGAAAGCAATCTTCACTATTTCTTGAAGTAAGAATATCTAACTTATAAAACAATATTCCAGGGGGTtccaatttataaaaataagacGTGAATAATGTAATAAATAATTCTGTGAAAAAAGAAGGCATACCATTGGCATTGAATGTGAGGTAGGAACAGATGAAGGCATAGATCCAGGCCCTGAAGATGGCATACCAAGTGGGGGCATTTGGGGTGGCGGTCGATGTAAATGAGGATGCGGCAGCAAGGGTAAATGGGATGGAGGCTGCAGATGTGGCATATTTGGAGGTGCCATAGGCATAGGGGGCATTTGTTGCGGGTGACCTTGGTGTTGGTGTTGCTGTTGCTGTTGTGGCATCTGTTGAGGATTTTGTTGATATTGCTGCTGCTGAGTCGCAGCAAGAAGAGAGGGGTGTGGACCAGGCGGGAGAGGAGGAGCACCTAACCCCATCGATAGTGCATGAGGCTGCTGTTGCTCCCCCTGATTTGATGCATCAAGAGATAACGGCATAGCAACTCCAACACCTGGAATAGTTCCTTCATTTCGAGTCAACCCAGGAACAAATGGTCCAGGAGTTGGTGGTCCTTCAGGTACTGGAAAATTACCAGTCATGCGACCACCAAAAGCAGGGTTTTGCTCACCATAACCtgagagaaataaaaataacatgATGCGCTGATCAATTCAGCACACATATACCTTAATTAAACTACAAATTCATATGCAGGGTGTGGGTGGGTGGGTTTTTGTGTGCGCACACACTTATATGTGCATTTTGCTCTATAATATCACCCCTGTATGTAGCATATCGAGTATCAAGACCATGACACACCCAAACTTGAAAACAAGTATCCTAAACGCTGACAACAttagttattttttaaataaaaatataaacccTTAAAGGGAAATGTTGAGTCATGCTTGGTGTTGCACAAGTCAAATGTAAAATGCTTAAAATATGACTTCTATTTGATAAGATAATGGGCTATATAGTTTACCATTTTGATTTTGGGGTGGCAAAGTACTACCTTGATTTTGGCCGGTGTTAGATTTATCATGACCAGTATCTCCTGGCCTATTTCTGCACCAAAACTTCGTAGTGTGATCATTGCTACCACTGCAGAAGAATAATAAAAGTAAATGAAGCCACTGCCAAACCAAAACAGTGTTTCAGATAAATGTGACACTAGCTTGTTGAAAGTACACCAATATTATTCCATaacaaaaaatccaaaacaTCAAGATCCATATGCTCATTGATCCTTGGCCGAACATTAGACACATCTAAACGATGTCCAATCACTACAGAATTTGGATTTTGGTAAAGGTAGGAGACAAATACACAACTCATATTAAACAAATAAGATCCAATCCATAAGTTAAGGGAAACAACTCAGGGCACAAAGAATGTTCTTATACCAGAGACATGCATCCTCTGACAAAtcacaaggttctaaaagtggTTCCCGTTGATCTAAACTTCTAGTAATTTTTGTACGAAATTGCATTACTGTCAAGAAGCAAACTCACGTTATGACGTGTTATGCTCCACtttgacataaaaatttatAACAGCAACCTCCCAGCCAGGAAAGTGATTAAGGACAAACCCAATATAGTTTCTATTCATCTGGTTTCCCATATGTTAGTTCCCTTGAGATTCATTaacacagaaaaagaaaaaaagaaaaaaagaaaaaaaatcatcagaGCATCTTGGAATTGCCACTAAATCCTAGGACAAAGTGCTCTGTCAAAAATTGAATGCTTTAATGAAATAGCTTTTGAGGCATCTGAATTCACAAATGGAAAATCAAAGGTAGGCCATCTTAGGAGATCATTTTACAAGTAAAAAACCCTTATTGATGAAGTGAATTGATTTTGGGAACATTCCAGTTTTGGCAATTTTCACAATTCACATCTATAACATAAAAGTTTGAAAGGGGGAAgatcttaataaaaaaaaaaaaaaaaaaaaaaaaaagaaaaggacagaAAACACGTTATGAAGACAAGTAATACATACCTGCAGAGAAGATAACCAATAGGATGCCATGCAAGATCCCACACACTGTGATCATGTGCATTGGGAATTTCAACCTGGGGAGTTTCATGCCTGTGCATGAGGATATTTTAGCTTTCAGAAACTTCCAAGTTATAATGATGATCCATATGAACATAATAATAGTAATTCGTACTGAAAACTTGAAGATATCGTCATTTTCTCCAGTCATCTAAAAGGACATAAATTGTAAATATGTATgacgtcttttttttttcggtcaATAATACATCTTTGCAATAAAGCAATTTATATTTCACTATTATTAATTCATAAGATATCTTACTATTATTTTTCCTCAATTATTTCCAGCATTTTCTGTGATACTTAAGTTCCAAGAAACACTGATACTGTCCTTTCTCCCCTCAAGATGGATCAGTTACATATATGCTTCCTGATAACAGATTAaagtttccatatatatatgACTAATTTGGTTCAAGGGTTACCTTAGAAATCTAATAGAATTAAAATACGGGTTTCCTTACTTTCTAAACCATTCATTTCTTTCTAGAAAATACATACGTGTTGCAACAAAGACAAGTATGTAAAATTAAGAGGTTTAGAAAATACATACGTTGTCTTAATTAAGAGTAAATCATAAAGGAAACTGAAGATCATAGGAGGTAATAGGATTGAGAATAGAATTTACCCAACAAGCCAATGGTAAATGGATCCATCAAAACTCCCACTAACAAAATATTCTTCATGAAACGGATGCCAAGCCAGAGCTgacaaaatttcaaagaatgACAACCATAAATATTATACATTATACACGTATAAAACGTTGATTAATATCTTGAGCACATTAACTTTGGCCCTCCATCGATAAGGCATGTGCATAATAAAGATGCAAGGAAATGGGAGGAAGTTTTCCAGACAGAAATATTTTGCAATACTAATAATACAAGTTACAACTGACAATAATCATAATGACATTCATCCATGAGAAATTTAGCAAGAGTCAACAATAATGACAAACAGTAccagaaataataaaaacaaaccaaCAGGGATGAACAAAATGGAATACTTGGGACCAATAAGGCAAAATTTCGAGAAAATAGATGATAAGAGTTTGATGGACGAAATGAAGGTAATCCTTTTGTGAtagaaaaaacacaaaatcatttgaaaagaACTGCCATTAGGTTAGCTATTCTTTATGGGGCCAATGTTACTTCTAATAAAAGCAAGGGAAATGTATGGATGTAGCAGAGACTATGGTTCTGGTTAAAGGTGTTCAGCGAGGCCATCTAAGTTGGGTTATCAAACATGAGA
This is a stretch of genomic DNA from Malus domestica chromosome 02, GDT2T_hap1. It encodes these proteins:
- the LOC103407446 gene encoding putative disease resistance RPP13-like protein 1, with amino-acid sequence MAIGEAFLSAFLQVLFDRLASNEVVGLLCGRKYDDLLDKLKVTLLTVTTLLNDAEEKQFYKVAVKKWLHMTKNALYDAEDLLDDLASEALACKAAAESPATTKQVWNWNRISTSLSPSSRGIEHKLLKIIERLELIAQYKNVLGLKDNVLAFRHRSPTTSLVDESCVYGRSCDKEEIIRVLLCDEPTSSKVGVVPVIGMAGIGKTTLAQLIYNDERVDKHFDLKIWMFVSDHFDAVRVTKTILESVNMQNVDLDDLNLLQVCLKEKLAGKRFLIVLDDVWNKRNDDWDLSWIPFRAGRSGSKIIVTTQNSDVASSMGTVPAYHLRGLSFEDSWLLFKSQAFENRTIDANLEAIGKEIVNRCDGLPLAVKRFGILLHSRMEEDEWKDMLSRKIWDLPDDESNILQTLRLSYHHLPAHLKPCFAYCSLFPTEFEFDKDSLVLLWMAEGLLEQPKGNKTLEDVGGEYFQELVSRSFFQQSLHNRSRFIMHNLMKELAQFVSGEFCFRLEDKVDDSNQYKAYEKARHSSYIRRQRELTTRFDSFSRLECLRTFLPLDDLDPTDGTGFSYLANKVPRDLLPKLRYLRVLSFNACRITELPDTIGNLKHLRYLDLSRTAIKRLPDSMSMLCNLQTLLLVECRSLTKLPAEMGNLTSLRHLHIDGSRLKEMPLQMCRLKNLQSLSNFMVGRENGCGIKDLSDMLQLKGSLIISGLQNVVNFVDAMEANLKGKEGLDHLVFQWSDSSDDSLADTDEEDVSDMPQVHRILDDLNIRGHSVTRFPSFKETMDAYEQEANELRLKRRNSMDGSRNERTEMVVFEMLQPHKNLKKVTIEDYGGTKFPRWVASPLFSNILYLKLINCRKCTRLPALGQLPSLKDLIVEGMEGITSIGAEFYGDYHSSVLPFPSLETLKFDYMINWEEWSSSGVEGREDFCCLKKIEILNCPKLKKFSHNFSALRKMRIKWCEELIALPSLSKTDNRLEQRGEFPNLLELSIWTCPNLNELPSIFPSLQVLEINGCQELTELPKLPLIRELELKKCNEGILQSIVGLSSLTYLHLHQIPGLTRLLEGFLQHLTALEDLKIVHLSEVVTLSNEIGLQNLMHLQRLEISGCPFLQELPQCLHRLSSLKEFKVWRCPSLVCFPETGFPSTLRGLEIKGCDALQLLPEWKMQNSNDLCFPLEYLVIEGCSSLKSFPKGKLPSTLKELEIQNCKNLESLPKDMIHNNSSLEFLKISGCPSVTSFPRGTFGLPAATSSLVMNLKQLIINDCANLQFLPEGLHNLIHLNNLEITECPLVESITEFGLPTSMLKAIKVSDCRNLKSLPKRMHGLTSLQELCIESCSSLVSFPEGGLPTNLSSLSIMDCENFKPSFEWGLHRLTCLTNLTFGGCQGLVSFPEDWLLPISLSSLQLQRLPNLKFLPNRLNNLPSLDNLEISECDILETLFEEEQPKMLQNFEILGSTLTSGFV